In one window of Canis aureus isolate CA01 chromosome 25, VMU_Caureus_v.1.0, whole genome shotgun sequence DNA:
- the ZNF740 gene encoding zinc finger protein 740 isoform X4: MMLSQIASKQAENGERAGSPDVLRCSSQGHRKDSDKSRSRKDDDSLAESSHSKKTVKKVVVVEQNGSFQVKIPKNFICEHCFGAFRSSYHLKRHILIHTGEKPFECDICDMRFIQKYHLERHKRVHSGEKPYQCERCHQCFSRTDRLLRHKRMCQGCQSKTSDGQFSL; encoded by the exons ATGATGCTGAGCCAGATTGCCAGCAAGCAGGCCGAGAATGGAGAGCGGGCAGGTAGCCCTGATGTGCTGAGGTGCTCGAGTCAG gGCCACCGAAAAGACAGTGATAAGTCCCGGAGTCGCAAAGATGATGACAGCTTGGCTGAGTCCTCTCATTCAAAGAAGACTGTTAAAAAG GTGGTGGTAGTGGAACAAAACGGCTCTTTTCAAGTAAAGATTcccaaaaattttatttgtgaacACTGCTTTGGAGCCTTTAGGAGCAGTTACCACCTGAAGCGGCACATCCTTATTCATACTG GTGAGAAGCCATTTGAGTGTGATATATGTGATATGCGCTTCATCCAGAAGTACCACCTGGAGCGTCACAAGCGTGTGCACAGTGGCGAAAAGCCCTACCAGTGCGAACGTTGTCATCAG tGTTTTTCTCGGACAGATCGATTACTCAGACACAAACGGATGTGCCAAGGGTGCCAGTCCAAGACTTCCGACGGGCAGTTTTCTCTATAG
- the ZNF740 gene encoding zinc finger protein 740 isoform X1 — translation MAQASLLACEGLAGVSLVPTAASKKMMLSQIASKQAENGERAGSPDVLRCSSQGHRKDSDKSRSRKDDDSLAESSHSKKTVKKVVVVEQNGSFQVKIPKNFICEHCFGAFRSSYHLKRHILIHTGEKPFECDICDMRFIQKYHLERHKRVHSGEKPYQCERCHQCFSRTDRLLRHKRMCQGCQSKTSDGQFSL, via the exons GCAAGTCTCCTGGCTTGTGAAGGCCTAGCAGGTGTGAGTTTGGTTCCTACTGCAGCCAGCAAGAAGATGATGCTGAGCCAGATTGCCAGCAAGCAGGCCGAGAATGGAGAGCGGGCAGGTAGCCCTGATGTGCTGAGGTGCTCGAGTCAG gGCCACCGAAAAGACAGTGATAAGTCCCGGAGTCGCAAAGATGATGACAGCTTGGCTGAGTCCTCTCATTCAAAGAAGACTGTTAAAAAG GTGGTGGTAGTGGAACAAAACGGCTCTTTTCAAGTAAAGATTcccaaaaattttatttgtgaacACTGCTTTGGAGCCTTTAGGAGCAGTTACCACCTGAAGCGGCACATCCTTATTCATACTG GTGAGAAGCCATTTGAGTGTGATATATGTGATATGCGCTTCATCCAGAAGTACCACCTGGAGCGTCACAAGCGTGTGCACAGTGGCGAAAAGCCCTACCAGTGCGAACGTTGTCATCAG tGTTTTTCTCGGACAGATCGATTACTCAGACACAAACGGATGTGCCAAGGGTGCCAGTCCAAGACTTCCGACGGGCAGTTTTCTCTATAG
- the ZNF740 gene encoding zinc finger protein 740 isoform X2, whose translation MKEASLLACEGLAGVSLVPTAASKKMMLSQIASKQAENGERAGSPDVLRCSSQGHRKDSDKSRSRKDDDSLAESSHSKKTVKKVVVVEQNGSFQVKIPKNFICEHCFGAFRSSYHLKRHILIHTGEKPFECDICDMRFIQKYHLERHKRVHSGEKPYQCERCHQCFSRTDRLLRHKRMCQGCQSKTSDGQFSL comes from the exons GCAAGTCTCCTGGCTTGTGAAGGCCTAGCAGGTGTGAGTTTGGTTCCTACTGCAGCCAGCAAGAAGATGATGCTGAGCCAGATTGCCAGCAAGCAGGCCGAGAATGGAGAGCGGGCAGGTAGCCCTGATGTGCTGAGGTGCTCGAGTCAG gGCCACCGAAAAGACAGTGATAAGTCCCGGAGTCGCAAAGATGATGACAGCTTGGCTGAGTCCTCTCATTCAAAGAAGACTGTTAAAAAG GTGGTGGTAGTGGAACAAAACGGCTCTTTTCAAGTAAAGATTcccaaaaattttatttgtgaacACTGCTTTGGAGCCTTTAGGAGCAGTTACCACCTGAAGCGGCACATCCTTATTCATACTG GTGAGAAGCCATTTGAGTGTGATATATGTGATATGCGCTTCATCCAGAAGTACCACCTGGAGCGTCACAAGCGTGTGCACAGTGGCGAAAAGCCCTACCAGTGCGAACGTTGTCATCAG tGTTTTTCTCGGACAGATCGATTACTCAGACACAAACGGATGTGCCAAGGGTGCCAGTCCAAGACTTCCGACGGGCAGTTTTCTCTATAG
- the ZNF740 gene encoding zinc finger protein 740 isoform X3: MAQASLLACEGLAGVSLVPTAASKKMMLSQIASKQAENGERAGSPDVLRCSSQGHRKDSDKSRSRKDDDSLAESSHSKKTVKKVVVVEQNGSFQVKIPKNFICEHCFGAFRSSYHLKRHILIHTGEKPFECDICDMRFIQKYHLERHKRVHSGEKPYQCERCHQFLRTQ, from the exons GCAAGTCTCCTGGCTTGTGAAGGCCTAGCAGGTGTGAGTTTGGTTCCTACTGCAGCCAGCAAGAAGATGATGCTGAGCCAGATTGCCAGCAAGCAGGCCGAGAATGGAGAGCGGGCAGGTAGCCCTGATGTGCTGAGGTGCTCGAGTCAG gGCCACCGAAAAGACAGTGATAAGTCCCGGAGTCGCAAAGATGATGACAGCTTGGCTGAGTCCTCTCATTCAAAGAAGACTGTTAAAAAG GTGGTGGTAGTGGAACAAAACGGCTCTTTTCAAGTAAAGATTcccaaaaattttatttgtgaacACTGCTTTGGAGCCTTTAGGAGCAGTTACCACCTGAAGCGGCACATCCTTATTCATACTG GTGAGAAGCCATTTGAGTGTGATATATGTGATATGCGCTTCATCCAGAAGTACCACCTGGAGCGTCACAAGCGTGTGCACAGTGGCGAAAAGCCCTACCAGTGCGAACGTTGTCATCAG TTTCTAAGGACACAGTAG
- the ZNF740 gene encoding zinc finger protein 740 isoform X5, with protein MAQASLLACEGLAGVSLVPTAASKKMMLSQIASKQAENGERAGSPDVLRCSSQGHRKDSDKSRSRKDDDSLAESSHSKKTVKKVVVVEQNGSFQVKIPKNFICEHCFGAFRSSYHLKRHILIHTGEKPFECDICDMRFIQKYHLERHKRVHSGEKPYQCERCHQS; from the exons GCAAGTCTCCTGGCTTGTGAAGGCCTAGCAGGTGTGAGTTTGGTTCCTACTGCAGCCAGCAAGAAGATGATGCTGAGCCAGATTGCCAGCAAGCAGGCCGAGAATGGAGAGCGGGCAGGTAGCCCTGATGTGCTGAGGTGCTCGAGTCAG gGCCACCGAAAAGACAGTGATAAGTCCCGGAGTCGCAAAGATGATGACAGCTTGGCTGAGTCCTCTCATTCAAAGAAGACTGTTAAAAAG GTGGTGGTAGTGGAACAAAACGGCTCTTTTCAAGTAAAGATTcccaaaaattttatttgtgaacACTGCTTTGGAGCCTTTAGGAGCAGTTACCACCTGAAGCGGCACATCCTTATTCATACTG GTGAGAAGCCATTTGAGTGTGATATATGTGATATGCGCTTCATCCAGAAGTACCACCTGGAGCGTCACAAGCGTGTGCACAGTGGCGAAAAGCCCTACCAGTGCGAACGTTGTCATCAG AGTTAA